In the genome of Vicia villosa cultivar HV-30 ecotype Madison, WI unplaced genomic scaffold, Vvil1.0 ctg.002191F_1_1, whole genome shotgun sequence, one region contains:
- the LOC131638155 gene encoding pterocarpan synthase 1-like, with protein MAIISNKIISFTILLFITISTTNGQAQPNQSTLVFYLQDAGKGPKATVSPVIGINGKVWSYNSFGTIFVVDDPVTISPSSYSTQIGRAQGTITVTAQDGANVNIVLSLVFNNAQYAGSTLEIQGTSRQRDNLRELGVVSGTGRFRFARGFAVFETISYDPTYSQSVIRLTVTLAIP; from the coding sequence ATGGCAATAATTTCTAACAAAATCATCTCATTCACAATACTACTTTTCATAACCATCAGCACAACTAATGGTCAAGCTCAACCAAATCAATCAACCTTGGTGTTCTACCTACAAGATGCCGGAAAAGGACCTAAGGCAACCGTTTCACCGGTTATAGGCATCAATGGCAAGGTTTGGTCCTATAACTCATTTGGAACAATATTTGTTGTTGATGATCCTGTTACAATAAGTCCTAGCTCATATTCAACTCAAATTGGACGGGCTCAAGGTACAATTACGGTAACTGCTCAAGATGGTGCAAATGTGAACATAGTTTTGTCACTTGTGTTCAACAATGCGCAATACGCTGGTAGCACTTTAGAAATTCAAGGTACAAGTCGACAGCGTGATAACTTAAGAGAGCTTGGTGTTGTTTCTGGAACTGGAAGGTTTCGATTTGCAAGGGGATTTGCTGTGTTTGAAACTATATCTTATGATCCTACCTATAGTCAATCTGTTATTAGGTTGACTGTAACCTTGGCAATACCTTGA